The following are from one region of the Pelagibius sp. CAU 1746 genome:
- a CDS encoding ABC transporter permease subunit, whose translation MRRRGLLSSFPAITLAAFLAPVGAGLIGTWLPAFGFFPALGGESFTLAPWRALFAQPGLAESLRLTLVSGLLATLLAFLLTVFFLAACHGGRLILMLRGLLAPLIAVPHAAVALGLAFLIAPSGWLVRLVSPWATGWELPPDVATVQDPNALALTLALVMKEVPFLLLMTLAALEQVRAEERLAVARSLGYGPVVAWLKAVLPAVYRQIRLPVYAVLAFSLSVVDMALILAPLTPPPLAVQVLRWFNDPDLSLRFVAAAGATLQLLLVIAAIVLWRLGEAAVALAGRAWIAGGQRGGDGRAARPLSAGLVLGLAALAAAGLAAVALWSVTGRWRYPDALPASFSLDTWTRHAPEVAAITGTTLVTGLAAAGIALLLALGCLENEQRRGLTLSNRALWLLYAPLLVPQVAFLFGTQVLAIQAGIDATWIALVWSHLLFVLPYVFLTLADPYRALDERYARTALCLGARPNRVFWQVKLPMLLRPVLFALAVGFAVSVAQYLPTLFAGAGRFATLTTEAVGLAAGGDRRVMGVYAFLQALLPLLAFAAALALPRPLALTRRLAKAPA comes from the coding sequence ATGCGCCGACGCGGCCTGCTGAGCAGCTTTCCAGCGATCACCCTCGCCGCCTTCCTGGCGCCGGTCGGCGCCGGACTGATCGGCACCTGGCTGCCGGCCTTCGGTTTCTTTCCCGCCCTGGGCGGCGAGAGCTTCACCCTGGCCCCCTGGCGCGCGCTCTTCGCCCAGCCGGGCCTCGCCGAGTCGCTGCGCCTGACGCTGGTCTCCGGCCTGCTTGCGACCCTCCTCGCCTTCCTCCTGACCGTTTTCTTCCTGGCGGCCTGCCACGGCGGGCGGCTGATCCTGATGCTCCGTGGCCTCCTGGCGCCGCTCATCGCCGTGCCTCACGCCGCGGTGGCGCTGGGATTGGCCTTCCTCATCGCGCCCAGCGGCTGGCTGGTGCGCCTGGTCTCGCCCTGGGCCACCGGCTGGGAGCTGCCGCCCGACGTCGCCACGGTGCAGGATCCCAACGCCTTGGCGTTGACCCTGGCGCTGGTGATGAAGGAAGTGCCTTTCCTGCTGCTCATGACACTGGCCGCCCTGGAGCAGGTGCGCGCCGAGGAGCGCCTGGCGGTTGCCCGCTCCCTCGGCTACGGCCCGGTGGTGGCCTGGCTGAAGGCGGTGCTGCCGGCGGTCTACCGCCAGATCCGCCTGCCGGTCTACGCGGTGCTCGCCTTCTCGCTCTCCGTCGTCGACATGGCGCTCATCCTGGCGCCGCTGACGCCGCCGCCCCTGGCGGTACAGGTGCTGCGCTGGTTCAACGACCCGGACCTCTCCCTGCGCTTCGTCGCGGCGGCCGGCGCCACCCTGCAACTGCTCCTCGTCATCGCGGCCATCGTCCTTTGGCGCCTGGGCGAGGCGGCGGTGGCGCTGGCCGGGCGCGCCTGGATCGCCGGCGGACAGCGCGGCGGCGACGGCCGGGCCGCGCGTCCCCTCAGCGCCGGCCTGGTGCTGGGCCTGGCCGCCCTGGCCGCGGCCGGCCTGGCCGCCGTCGCCCTGTGGTCGGTCACCGGGCGCTGGCGCTATCCCGATGCCCTGCCCGCCAGCTTCTCGCTGGACACCTGGACACGGCACGCGCCCGAGGTGGCGGCCATCACCGGCACCACCTTGGTGACGGGCCTCGCCGCCGCCGGCATCGCCCTGCTGCTGGCGCTCGGCTGCCTGGAGAACGAGCAGCGCCGCGGCCTCACCCTTTCCAACCGCGCGCTCTGGCTGCTCTACGCGCCGCTGCTTGTCCCGCAGGTCGCCTTTCTCTTCGGAACACAGGTGCTGGCCATCCAGGCCGGCATCGACGCCACCTGGATCGCCCTGGTGTGGAGCCATCTGCTCTTCGTGCTGCCCTATGTCTTCCTCACCCTGGCCGACCCTTACCGGGCCCTGGACGAACGCTACGCCCGCACCGCGCTCTGCCTGGGCGCCAGGCCCAACCGGGTGTTCTGGCAGGTCAAGCTGCCGATGCTGCTCCGGCCCGTGCTCTTCGCCCTGGCCGTGGGCTTCGCCGTCAGCGTGGCGCAGTACCTGCCGACCCTCTTCGCCGGCGCCGGCCGCTTCGCCACCCTGACCACCGAGGCGGTGGGACTGGCCGCCGGCGGCGACCGCCGGGTCATGG